The sequence GGAGCGGCTGGTCGCGAACGTCTGGCCGCTCGTCGAGTCTGCCGACGCCGCGGTCGACCTCCACACCGGGATGCCGGAGATGCTCGAACACGTCCGGTTCGACGCGAACGACGACGACGCCCGCGCGATCGCGGAGGCGTTCGGGACCGGGTTCCTGCTTTCGGACACCGACACCGCGGGCGACGACTTCGCGGGGAAGTTCCGGCTGGCGGCGGCCGAGGCGGGGGTCCCGGCGATCACCGCGGAGCTCTCGAACAGCCGAACCGTCCAGCGGTCCGCGGTGGAGTCGGGGGTCGAGGGCGTCCGGAACGTGCTCCGGGAGCTCGACGTGATCGCGGGCGCGCCGGCGGCGACGCCGGACCGGCAGTTCCTCCGGGACGACGCGCCGCGGGTGATCGCGGGCGCCTCCGGACTGTTCGAGCTCCGGGCGGGGCTGTCGGTCGGCGACGAGGTCGGCGAGGGCGAGGAGCTCGGCGGCGTGTTCGACCCCTCGTCGTTCGAGCGGCTGGAGACGGTGGTTGCGAGCGCCGACGGGGTGATCTACTCGGCGGCCCGCGGCGGGGTCGTCGTGACGGGCGAACGCGTCGCGAGCATCGCGACGGTTCCCTGATACGGATTATTGTAGTCAATTGCCGGTCATCGCCGACCCCGTCTCTGGCGATGACCGGTAAGTAGTTACAGTAATCCGTATGAGGCCGTTCGGCGCCGGATCAGTTTCGAGTCGACACGTACCCGTAGTAGCACCCGAGTAGCCACAGGCCGGCGCCGAGGAGCAAGCCGCCGGTGACGACGACACCGTCGGCCGGAATCGACACGAACGGGTACAGGCGGGTCAGCAGTCCGACCGCCGTCGCCGCGACGAACGCCGCGATTGCCTTCCGGGTCGCGTTCATCCTCGGGGGTGGTTTCGCTTGTCGCTTCCGTCCCTGGCGGGGTGATCGCACCGATCGTTACGCCCGTGGGGCGTTGCCACACAGTGCCCGGACACGGGCATTACGACGGCCGTTACTTGAAGACCCTCATCATTCCACACACATCGTTAACCAACCACAATATGTTAATCCACGATAGTGATATGGTGACGCAGACACACTCCCCGTTCGAGACCCTCGCCCGCGTGATCGAGCACCTCGACGACGACGGACGGACGGTCCGTCGGACCGAAGCGGCGGGGGGCGGTGGAGACGGGGCGCTGCGCGCCACGGTCGACGTGTCGGTCGGGGCACTCTCAGGGGACGACGCCGGCTTCGAGCCGACCGACGCCGCAGTCGACGGCGCGCTCTCGGTGACGTTCCGCGCGCCGGCGTTCCCGGACCCCGCAGAGGCGCTCTCGGGGGCGTATCCCGGAGTTTCGGTCGACCCCACCGACGTGTGGGTCGAAGACGGGGCAGTGGTGGTAACGCTTGCGGTGACGATCGGCGGCGCCGACCGCTCGATCGGGGCGGAGGATACGACGGCGAACGACGGAGCCGACGGCGCGTCGGGAGACGAGGGCGCGCCCGGAAGCGCCGCGTCGACGTTCGGGAGCGCGGCAGCCGACGGCGCGGGAGCTGTCACGGCGGACGCCACCGAGACCGGTTCGGAGGACGCTCACGAAGCCGACGCGGACCAAACCAGTGCGGAGGACGACGAGCCCGCCGCGGAGGTCGTATCGCCGCTCGACGCCGTCCGCGACGAGTCGGTCCCGCCGTACGACGACACGCCGTACCTCCGTCGGCTCTACGAGACCTGCGGGACGTTCGCCGAAATGAGCGAGCGGATCGAGATGGACGTCTCCGCGGAGACCGTCCGCCGGTATATGATCGAGGCTGACGTCCACTCGCCGACCTCCTACGAGACCGGCGGGGGGGCGGCGTCCGGTGCCGGGAGGGCTGACGGCTCCGAACCGCCGACGGAAGACGGGGCGGCGTCCGGTGCCGGGACGGTCGACGGCTCCGAACCGCCGACGGAAGACGGGGCGGCGTCCACGGATGGCGCGGACCGCGGAGGGGCCGGCGAGCACGATCCCGCCGCGTCCCTCCCGGACGAGCAGCTGGTCGCCGACGGGATCGGGCTGCCCGAGTCGCTGACTCTCCGCGACGTCGTCGACGCCGTCGTCGGCGCCAGAACTGTCCACGAGGTGCAGCGCGAGATCGGCCTCGACTACGACCGGACGCGACAGCTGTTAACCCAGCTCAACGTCCTCGATCTGGTTGTCGGCCGGGTCGCCGCCGACCGGACCGTTACCGTCGATATTGTCGCCGACCGGATCCGGCAGTGCACGCCCGACGCGGCCTGATACGGATTATTGTAACGAATTACCGGTCATCGGCGATCCCGTGTGAGCGATGACCGGTAATTGACCACAATAATCCGTACGAGTGGCCGCCGAGGAGCCGGTCGGGAGCCCGATCGTGTGTTCCATTTGGTATGTCGAGTGACGGACCCATAGACAAAAGTGCGTGCCGACCGTTCAATCAGTAATGTCACTTGGAGCGCAGCGCGAGTCCGGAACTGACGCCGTTGATGGCGCCGAGTACCTGTTGAACAACGCTCGGTTCGAGCTGATGCCGTTCGACAGCTTCGACGAGGAGATCTCCCACCTTCCCGAGGGGTCGAGCATCGCGATCACGACCTCGCCGAAGCTCGGGATCGAACGGACCGTCGAACGCTCCGAGGAAGCCGCCGCCCAGGGGTACAACGTCGTGCCTCACATCGCGGCGCGGTACGTCGAGGGCCCCGAGCAGCTCGAGGAGATCGCGCGCCGGCTCACCGAGGCGGGCGTCACCGACATCTTCGTGCCCGGCGGCGACAAGGAAGAGCCCGTCGGCGAGTTCGAGTCCGCCTACGACCTGCTCGTCGCCCTTGAGGACCTCGAATACGAGTTCGACGAGGTCGGGATCACCGGCTACCCCGAGGGTCACGAGTTCATCTCCGAGGAGACGCTCGCCGAGGAGATGGAGAAGAAGGCGCCGTACGCGACGTACATCGTGACCCAGCTGTGTTACGATCCCGACACGATCCTGGAGTGGGTCGAGGACCTCCGGGCTCGCGGCGTCGAACTCCCGATCGAGATCGGGATCCCCGGCGTGATGAAATACGAGAAGCTCCTGAACATCTCCCGGAAGGTCGGCGTCGGTGACTCCGTGAAGTTCCTGCGGAAGACCACCGGACTCGTGGGCTTCGTCAAACAGTTCATCGGATCGCGGGGCCGGTACAAGCCCGACGACCTCATCGACGGGCTGGGCCCGTACGTCGGCGACGACGAGTACAACATCCGCGGCGTCCACATCTACACCTTCAACCAGACGCCCGACCTCGAGGAGTGGCGTCGCGGCCGGCTCGAGGGCTGACCGCACTCCGCACGGGCTCCGGTCCGATCGGGCCGTATCACGCCGTACCGAAAGGCAGAATTATCTGCCTCGGATCCCACGGATCTTATGTATGCCGAACGAAACCGTTCGCGAGGCCGATCCGGCCGTCGCCGACGCCCTCGACGCCGAGCGCAGGCGCCAAAACGAGACGCTCGCGATGATCGCGAGCGAGAACCACGCCTCCGAGGCCGTGATGGAAGCCCAGGGGAGCACCCTCACCAACAAGTACGCCGAGGGGTACCCCGGCG comes from Halobellus ruber and encodes:
- a CDS encoding succinylglutamate desuccinylase/aspartoacylase family protein, with the protein product MDREPVTHTATDRELGRFPSGRDVSVTVHSYEGGAGPTVFVQAAQHGIELNGPAALRRLHARLLDAEIAGTVVVVPVANPLAFDHRSYLTPEAYDAFNSNFNRIWPGDDEGSFQERLVANVWPLVESADAAVDLHTGMPEMLEHVRFDANDDDARAIAEAFGTGFLLSDTDTAGDDFAGKFRLAAAEAGVPAITAELSNSRTVQRSAVESGVEGVRNVLRELDVIAGAPAATPDRQFLRDDAPRVIAGASGLFELRAGLSVGDEVGEGEELGGVFDPSSFERLETVVASADGVIYSAARGGVVVTGERVASIATVP
- a CDS encoding methylenetetrahydrofolate reductase produces the protein MSLGAQRESGTDAVDGAEYLLNNARFELMPFDSFDEEISHLPEGSSIAITTSPKLGIERTVERSEEAAAQGYNVVPHIAARYVEGPEQLEEIARRLTEAGVTDIFVPGGDKEEPVGEFESAYDLLVALEDLEYEFDEVGITGYPEGHEFISEETLAEEMEKKAPYATYIVTQLCYDPDTILEWVEDLRARGVELPIEIGIPGVMKYEKLLNISRKVGVGDSVKFLRKTTGLVGFVKQFIGSRGRYKPDDLIDGLGPYVGDDEYNIRGVHIYTFNQTPDLEEWRRGRLEG